From one Triticum urartu cultivar G1812 chromosome 3, Tu2.1, whole genome shotgun sequence genomic stretch:
- the LOC125545525 gene encoding ribonuclease 2, whose amino-acid sequence MATATATATCLLAVWALVAAGLFGTGLARASVAPAAVGKEQREFDYFALALQWPGTICSSTRHCCAVNGCCRSEALHTFTIHGLWPDYDDGTWPSCCRHTSFDMDKLTPLKPTLDKYWPSLYCSTSSTCFSGRGPFWAHEWEKHGTCSAPVVHEELQYFTTALDLYYKYNVTEMLATGDILVSNGKEYALSDVIDTIKHAFGGSPQIICKKGSVEELRLCFTKDLKPRDCLTTSAMYKNLSKSKHCPKKISLPTYDPIVLTNSTLEIVPEASDNGLYFFTS is encoded by the exons atggcgacggcgacggcgacggcgacgtgCCTGCTGGCGGTCTGGGCGCTGGTCGCCGCCGGCCTGTTCGGCACGGGCCTCGCCCGGGCGTCCGTGGCCCCGGCCGCGGTGGGGAAGGAGCAGCGCGAGTTCGACTACTTCGCGCTGGCGCTGCAGTGGCCAGGCACCATCTGCTCCTCCACCCGCCACTGCTGCGCCGTCAACGGCTGCTGCCG GTCGGAGGCGCTccacaccttcacgatcc ACGGGCTGTGGCCGGACTACGATGACGGGACCTGGCCGTCGTGCTGCCGCCACACCAGCTTCGACATGGACAAG TTAACGCCTCTGAAGCCCACTCTGGACAAATACTGGCCGTCCCTCTACTGTTCGACCTCTTCCACCTGCTTCAGTGGCAGGGGCCCCTTCTGGGCTCATGAG TGGG AGAAGCATGGAACATGCTCGGCCCCTGTTGTTCATGAAGAATTACAGTACTTCACCACCGCCCTTGATCTCTACTACAAATATAACGTTACA GAAATGCTGGCGACTGGAGATATCCTGGTCTCCAACGGTAAAGAATATGCACTGAGTGATGTCATTGATACCATCAAGCATGCTTTTGGGGGCTCACCGCAGATCATATGCAAGAAGGGCTCAGTTGAAGAACTAAGGTTATGCTTCACCAAGGATTTGAAG CCTCGCGATTGCCTTACTACTTCGGCAATGTACAAGAACCTATCGAAGTCGAAGCATTGCCCTAAAAAAATCTCCCTGCCAACATATGATCCCATCG TACTCACAAATTCGACACTGGAGATTGTCCCAGAAGCCAGCGACAACGGGTTGTACTTCTTTACATCCTAA
- the LOC125545524 gene encoding uncharacterized protein LOC125545524 encodes MVQLFLQVPADDGSVDTDAVRARRSLLDKAESVIKSVVRSGGRYEARMWLCSTVSSIHLLDPRDQRDLFLDLLEMKDLRRDVAARLLRMIFDKKPAKAGSVLAKKCHMLEKFFEGNPERILQWFSHFAATGESAHKKGARALAQFAFVNRDVCWEELEWKGRHGQSPAVVATKPHYFRDLDVLQTVENFLEYVPDFWSSEELADSVKDGEILQIDTEYFVDQFVYLMYEGNFKDVWQVVEDFLMEEQFSTLSQYVLIHLDEQRLLRFLKTLGKLISPNAQCTKLAFPCCWLEVLLSAHIDQISLDELILLNCVIAKGRQLWHLMNDEEHEEERGRMNELVRTMNDLTDANHFALIKDFMGTKFPDALKWIGIQSWVILCGLSKLCKSAVSCESLFTGNSIEFRKAYDYSLVQNDGHSVSHTSDTDEKDLTRSSHKKRKRDKKRRRHRYDSDEDNVDQLLELGAFTGKRAIESQCGSWYLSTDDFSAPWDISSY; translated from the exons ATGGTTCAGCTCTTTCTGCAAGTGCCGGCAGACGACGGCAGTGTCGATACAGATGCTGTGAGAGCGAGGAGGTCTCTGCTGGACAAGGCTGAGTCGGTGATCAAGTCGGTTGTAAGGTCCGGAGGCCGGTACGAGGCTCGGATGTGGCTGTGCAGTACCGTCTCGTCGATTCATCTGCTCGATCCGCGTGACCAGCGGGACCTGTTCCTCGATCTCCTGGAGATGAAGGACTTGAGGCGGGATGTCGCTGCACGCCTGCTGCGGATGATTTTCGACAAGAAGCCTGCGAAGGCTGGCTCCGTTTTAGCGAAGAAGTGTCATATGCTGGAGAAATTTTTTGAAG GAAACCCTGAGCGGATACTGCAATGGTTTAGCCACTTTGCTGCTACTGGGGAGTCAGCACACAAAAAGGGTGCTCGGGCACTTGCTCAGTTTGCATTTGTTAATCGTGATGTTTGCTGGGAGGAGCTTGAGTGGAAAGGCAGGCATGGTCAGTCTCCTGCTGTTGTTGCTACTAAGCCTCACTACTTTCGTGATCTTGATGTTCTCCAGACAGTGGAAAATTTCCTTGAATATGTCCCAGACTTCTGGTCTTCAGAAGAGCTTGCTGATTCTGTCAAAGATGGTGAAATACTGCAAATTGATACAGAATATTTTGTAGATCAATTTGTCTATTTGATGTATGAGGGGAATTTCAAAGATGTCTGGCAAGTAGTTGAAGATTTTCTGATGGAGGAGCAGTTTTCCACCCTGTCTCAGTATGTTCTTATTCATCTAGACGAACAAAGGCTTCTTCGTTTCTTAAAAACATTAGGGAAGCTCATCAGTCCGAATGCACAGTGCACAAAGTTAGCATTCCCATGCTGCTGGCTTGAGGTTCTTTTGTCGGCACATATTGATCAGATATCTCTTGATGAACTTATCCTATTGAACTGTGTCATTGCCAAGGGTAGACAACTTTGGCATCTCATGAAtgacgaagaacacgaggaagaACGAGGGAGGATGAACGAGCTTGTGAGGACCATGAATGACTTGACTGATGCTAATCATTTTGCTCTCATAAAGGATTTCATGGGTACAAAGTTTCCTGATGCACTCAAGTGGATAGGCATCCAGTCCTGGGTAATTTTATGTGGTTTGTCAAAATTATGCAAATCAGCTGTTTCTTGTGAATCTCTGTTCACTGGTAACAGCATAGAATTTCGCAAGGCTTATGATTATTCATTGGTTCAGAACGATGGGCACTCAGTTTCACATACTTCAGATACTGATGAGAAGGATCTGACTAGAAGTAGTcataaaaaaagaaagagagaTAAGAAGAGAAGACGACATAGATATGATTCCGACGAGGATAATGTTGATCAGCTGCTTGAACTGGGAGCTTTCACTGGGAAGAGGGCTATTGAATCACAATGTGGAAGCTGGTACCTGTCAACTGATGACTTCTCTGCTCCTTGGGACATT TCATCTTACTGA